The genomic DNA CCCCTTTTTTTCTATCATGATTATACCACCAAGCTAAATCTGCTTTAAAATCAGGACTGAAAACAGGAAAATAACCAGATAATTCTTTTTCTTGATTATGAGTATCTGGCTTTTTTTTTTATTATTCAATTCCTAACTCCTCTTTTAACTCAGCCAATGTTTGAGGAGTTTCCATTGCTGTTTGTGTCCATTCTAAAGCCCGAAATAAACGTTTAGCATTTTCAGGTGATCTTAATAAATAAACACACTCTAATAAACTGGAAAGTTCATCTTCTGCAATTAACGCCACATTTTTCTGATTACGACGTTTAATTACTACAATTTCCCGTTGATCACACACCTGATCTAAGATAGTTGCTAAATTCAACCTTGCTTGAGAGTAAGTGGTTTCTTTGTTTAACATTCTCTTTTTTAAGAAGTTGTACAACTATATTGTACAACATTTAAAGAGGAAGCTTATCTCTGTCAAAAAAAATATCCAGAAGGTCAATACCCTAACTTTGGCTTGGTAACTAAAATTGCTGGTAAACCCATACTCAACCGCTATGAACTTTTACCAGAAAAATCTACCAAACAGCCATATCAGTGCTAACTCGACATTATTTGAAGTACCATCCTACCAACCCACACTAGCCAGTATTGACTTCAGTAAATTCCTGCAACAGTACAACAATCCCCAAGGCTGGACAATGATAGGTGGACTACTGGTAGTCCTAATTCTGCTACAAATCAGTGGTACTGGTAAAGGTAAAATCACCACTGGTAAAGTCTGCGGTATCAGCGAAAAACTAGCAGCTACTAACCTCGCACTTAAACAAATTAAAGAACACAAACACAATAAAGTTACCCTTTGGTCTGGTACACCCCGTTATTGGGCAAAAGGTAAGTGGCGATCGCCTATTGCTAACCTGCAAACCATTCTGGGTGCTGCACCTACAGTTTGGTTTCCTCATGCCGAACGGGGAACACTGGTAATAGGTGCGCCGGGTTCTGGGAAAACTTACTCAACTATAGACAGGATGCTAGAAAGTGCAATGCAGCAAGGGTTTCCGATTATACTTTACGATAAAAAAGGCGACCAAATGCGACTCCACGCACCTTTAGCTGCAAGGTACGGTTATAAAGTGCGAGTATTTGCCCCCGGTGAAGCATTTAGCGGCGTTATCAATCCCCTTGATTATATGCGTGATGCACGCGATGGGGTGATGGCTGGGGAAATTGGTCAAGTCATTAACCGCAATGCTGCTAGTGGTGGTAAAAGCGACGAATTTTTTGCTAAAGCCGGTGACTTGTTAGCAAAAGCATTATTACAGTTAGTCAAGGGTTCACCTTACCCAGATATGGCGATGTTGTATGC from Okeanomitos corallinicola TIOX110 includes the following:
- a CDS encoding type II toxin-antitoxin system Phd/YefM family antitoxin, whose amino-acid sequence is MLNKETTYSQARLNLATILDQVCDQREIVVIKRRNQKNVALIAEDELSSLLECVYLLRSPENAKRLFRALEWTQTAMETPQTLAELKEELGIE